The segment GTCAGCGAACCCGAGCTTATCAGGGAAAAGAAGGAAAAAGAAGAAGCTGAGGGCGAGGAAGAGGCCGCCGGCGAAGAGAAAAAAGAAGATAAGAAGGAAGAGAAGAAATAAAGTTAAGCTATCAGTCATCAGCTATCAGCTATCAGCGAAGAAGCTGAAGACTGAAGGCTGAAAGCTGAAAGCTGAAAAATGAAACTTATAATCGGACTGGGCAATCCGGGGGAAAAGTACAGAGACACAAGGCATAACATAGGCGCAAAAGTAGTGAAAGCGCTGGCGGGCAAAAACGCTATAAACTTAAGAAGAAAAAAGTACTTTTCCAGTTTTGGCGAAGGCAAGATAGGTGATGAAACCGTTCAGCTTATCCTGCCGATGACATATATGAATCTATCCGGAGAGGCCGTTATATCTATTGTAAAGGATAAGGGTATAGCGCTTTCCGATATTTTAGTAGTCTGCGATGACGCGGACCTCGAATTTGGCAGTATAAGGATGAGGCCTTTCGGCTCTGACGGAGGGCACAAGGGGTTGCGGTCCATAATAGAAAGAGTAGGGACGGCTTCATTCGCGAGGCTGCGCATAGGAATAGGATCCGCCAGAGGCTGGTCCCCGCCACAAGGCGTAGGCGGGCACGGCGCCTCGGGCGGGAAAAGTAGAGTCCTTAAAGACTATGTTCTCAGGCCTTTTAACAGAGATGAGGCCAAAAAGATCGTAAAGGTCCAAGAGAAAGCGCTTCTTGCGGTACTATGCTGGATCAAAGACGGCATAGATAAGGCGATGAATAAATATAACGCCAATAGCCCAAAATGATGCCTATTTTAGTATTGCCTTGAATAGTGCGGTGTGATAAGATAAAGAACGAAGACAGCGACCTCAACCATATTAGGAGGAAGTTACATTGAATAAGTACGATGGTATATTCATATTCAAGCCGGATCTGTCGGAGAAGGACGTGGAGAGCGAGTACTCCAAAGCCGAAGAAATGATCCAAAAACACGGCGGGAAGGTAGAGAAAACCGAAAAATGGGGCAAGAAGAGGACGGCGTACGCCGTAAAGAAATTCCATGACGGATTTTTCCTTTACATCTTTTTTGAGGCCCCGCCCGAATCTATAAATGTCTTAACAGAACTCTTTAAACTGAACGTCAATATTTTAAGAGTGCAGTTTGTGAAGAAAGACGATTAAAGAGCTTGCGGCGATACGGTATACAAAGGAGCTACAATGGCTAATCTGAATAAAGTATTTCTGATAGGTAATCTGACGCGAGACCCTGAATTGAGATATGTCCCCTCGGGAACAGCGGTGGCCAGCTTCGGGCTGGCGACCAATAGGACCTATACTGCAGCGTCGGGAGAAAAGAAGCAGGAGGTGTGTTTCGTAAGGATAGTCGTTTGGGGAAGGACAGCGGAGATATGCGGAGAGTATCTTTCTAAGGGAAGCCCCGCATTCATCGAAGGCAGGCTCCAGTACCGCGCATGGGATTCCCAAAACGGCGAAAAGAGAAGCACCCTGGAAGTAAGGGCGGAAAGGGTACAGTTTTTAGGTCGGAAAGAAAAAACGGGCGAAGCGCAGGCCGGGCAGGGTATTCCGGAAGAAGTAGAAAATATAAATCTGGATTCGGAAATAGCAGAGCCCAATATGGACACAGGATCAAAAACGAATAAGAGGAAAGACGAAGTTCCTTTTTAAATTTTGGGAGAGAAAGACATGCCAGGAAGAATGATGATGAGGAGAGATTCCGAAGGACCGCCGAGAAGGCGCAAAGATTTCAAAAAGAGAGAGGGCACTTTTTTCAGGAAGAAGGTATGCAGGTTCTGCGGTGATAAACAAAAAGACATAGATTACAAAAATGTTTTACGCTTGCAGAAATTTCTGACCGAGAAAGGCAAGATAATACCTTCCAGGATATCCGGTAACTGCGCGAAGCACCAGCGCCGTTTGGCACGCTCCATAAAAAGGGCGCGCGCTATAGCGCTATTACCTTACGTAGCGGAATAAATAGTGTTTTAGAGAGGGCCAAAATGAAGCTCATATTGATTAGCGACGTAGACAAACTCGGCAAAATGGGCGACGTGGTAAATGTTGCGGACGGTTTTGCCCAGAATTACCTTTTGCCCAAGAATCTGGCGATAAAAGAGACAAAAGACTCACTCAGGGTGCTGGAAGAGAAAAAAAGAAAATATGCCAAGGAAATTCAGAAAGAAAAGGCAAAATTCGAGGAGATGGCAAAAAAGATAAGCGCCGCCTCTTTCACGATATCTGTAGCATGCGGCGAAGAGGATAAACTTTTTGGCTCTGTTACGGCAGAAGATATCGCGGATGCCTTTTCTTTGGAAAATATTCAAATAGACAAAAAACAGCTTAATCTAAAAGAGCCGATAAAAAAACTGGGCGTTTACCAGGTTGAAGTAAAACTACATCCCGAAATAGTGATAGCAGCTAAGATCTGGGTAGTAAAGAAGTAGTATATGGCAGAAAATAATATAACAACTCAAAAGTTCCATTTAGAGAAGATTCCGCCGCAGAACGTAGAAGCAGAAATGGCCGTTCTCGGCTCTATGCTTATAGAAGAATCTGCCGTAGGCAACGCCATTGAGCTTATAGATGTAGAATCTTTCTACAAAGAATCCCACCGTATAATATACCGCGTTATAATCGACCTTTTTAGCAGAAATTCCGCGATAGATCTGATAACCGTGATAGAAGAGCTGCGCAAAAGAGGCGAGCTTGACTCCGCCTCCGGCGCGGCGTATATTACTTCTCTGACATCATCCATTCCTACCGCCGCGAATATCGGATACTACGCCAAGATAGTGAAAGAGAAGGCCATTCTCAGGAACCTCATAAATAATGCCACCGAAATAGTACAGGACTGCTACGAATCCACGAGCGACGCCGACGGCATACTGGATAAAGCGGAAAGGCTTATCTTTGATGTAAGTTCCAAAAAGATAGAACAGAAGACGGTCCTCTTAAAAGATATCATAAAAGACAGCATCGAGACCATAGATAACCTTTATCAGAGAAAAGAAAACATAACGGGTATACCGACGGGTTATCACGAGTTTGATATAAGGACCGCGGGGTTACAGCCTTCAGACCTGATCGTTATAGCGGGAAGGCCGTCAATGGGCAAGAGCGCCTTTGCCACCTGTATCGCGGAATATGCCGGTGTAGTAGAAAAGATACCGGTTGCTTTTTTCAGCTTGGAAATGTCAAAGGAGCAGCTTGTGCAGAGAATGCTCTGTTCGCACGCAAGAGTCAATGCCCACAATGTGAGGACGGGGTTTTTATCGCAGGCCGATTGGCCGAGACTCGTTACAGCCGCGAGCAGGTTATCGGAAGCGCCCATTTATATAGACGATACGCCGTCAATAAGCGTTCTGGAATTAAAAGCGAAGGCGCGGCGCTTAAAGGCCCAGCACGACATTAAACTGGTGGTTCTCGACTATATGCAGCTTATGAACGGCCCGGCAAAGTCGGAAAACAGGCAGCAGGAGATCTCCGAAATATCGAGGGCGTTAAAGGCCCTTGCGAGAGAGCTGGATGTCCCGATTATAGCGATAAGCCAGCTCTCCAGAGCGGTAGAGCAAAGGCAGGATCACCGTCCGCAGCTTTCCGACCTGAGAGAGTCCGGCGCCATTGAGCAGGACGCGGATCTGGTAGTGCTTTTATTGAGAGAGGAATACTATACTCCAAACGCCGAGGATAAAAAGGGCCTCGCGGAGATTATAATAGCCAAACAGCGCAATGGTCCCGTAGGGACAGTAAACCTCACTTTCATAAGCGAATACACGCGCTTTGAAAACAGGTTTAAAGGAGAAGAAGAATAATGCGCGTAAAAATTTATTTATCTTTATTTCTCATATCTTTTTTTATGCTGCTATGCCAGAATGTTTTACTTGCCGAGGCAGAAACGCCCGCCGAGAATGAGACAGCCGCTGCCGCAGTTTCCGAGAAAGTGGTTGTCGAAAATATAAAAGAGGTGAAGATAATAAACAATAAGATCGTCTCTACCCCCACTATTCGCTCAAAACTGAGGACTACCGAAAGCGCGCTCTTTTCGCAGGAAATATTGAACGAAGACCTGAAGAGGCTTTACGAAATGGGATTTTTTGAGGATATAGCCATAGATGTCAAAGAAGAACCCGATGGATATATCGTCAGTTTTATAGTTTTGGAAAAACCTCTGGTCGAGGGCGTATTCTTTAAAGGCAATAAAGCCATGCCCGAGGCAAAATTAAAGACAGAAATAAGCACCAAGGCAGACGACATGCTTGACCTTTCAAAATTGAACCGCGACCTTACGGTCATAAGAAAATTATACGAAAGCCAGGGGTATCAGCTGGCGAACGTGGATTATACGATACAGAAGGACGAGGAATTAAACAGGGCCACGGTGACCTTTAACGTAAACGAAAAGCAGCGTATAAGGGTAAAAAGTATAACGTTCGCCGGTAATTATTCCGTAAAGCCGGAAGAGCTTTCCAAGTTGATGGTCACGAAAACGGAATTTTTGTTTTTTATCCAGCCGGGTTATTTTAAGACCGAAGAATTTGAAAACGACATGGAGACTTTAAGGGCCTATTATCAGAGTATGGGATATCTTGACGTCGGGGTAGAGCCCGAATTTGATTATAATGCCGACGGGACCCAGATGTATATAACGGTCAAGATAGACGAAGGCAAGAAATACGTTGTCGGCGATATCGCAATAACCGGCGCCGAAAAATTTCCGGAATTTGACATAAGAAATACCCTCAGGATGACGCCCGGTAAGCCATATAGCGAATTGGCAATGCGCGAGGATATTGTGGGCATACAGCAGTTCTATTATGATAAGGGATACATGAGCTGCGATATTACTCCGGATGCGCTTTTAGATGCGGCGACAGGGAATATAAATATCAGCTACGCCATAACCGAGGGAGAGCTGATTTACGTAGATAAGGTGAGGATACTGGGCAATACGAAGACCAGGGATATCGTAATAAGAAGGGAACTGCGCGCTTATCCGGGCGAGCCTTTCAACGGCTCTCAGATACGCAGGAGCAAAGAGAGGCTCTATAATCTCGGTTATTTCGAAGATGTTGTGTTTAATACGGAATCCGGCAGCGCGCCGGATAAAAAAGACCTTAACGTAAGCGTTAAAGAGACCAAGACCGGTGAATTCTCGTTCGGCGGCGGCTATAGCTCCATAGACAGGCTGATAGGTTTTGTCCAGATAGAGCAGAGAAATTTCGACCTGCTTAATTTCCCTACCTTTACCGGCGGAGGGCAGAACCTAAACGTCAGGGCCGAATTAGGTATGGTCAGGCAGAATTATGTGGTCAGCTGGACGGATCCATGGATATTGGGGTTTCCGTATCTTTTTGGATTTGATTTTTACAGGACGGAGCACGCGAGGACGACAGACCTCGGATATCTTTTTGACGAAGCGCGGACAGGCGGCGACTTCCGGCTTGGCAAGGAATTTACCGAACACTTAAGAGCCGACGCTATGTATAAGCTGGAGCTGGTCGACATATCCAATGTCCACGAAGATGCCGCTCAGGATATAAAAAACGAAGACGGCAAGAACTGGTTAAGCAGGCTGTTTGGCGGCATAAGATACGATACGCGCGACAATGTTTACGTGCCCACAAGAGGATTTCTTTTGGGCGGTTCGCTTGAAAATGTAGGCGGATTTCTTGGAGGCGACAAGAACTTTTTAAAATACGGCGCGGATGGCGAAATATATTTCAATTTCTTTGAAAAGCGCATTGTACTTATGTTTGTAACCAGCCTGGATTTGATCCAGAAATACGGCGATACCTCCGAGGTTCCGATATACGAAAGGTTTTACGCCGGCGGCGCGACCACGATAAGAGGCTATAAGGAAAGATATGTAACCCCCAGAGACTCGGCGACGAACGAACCGCTGGGAGGCAACGCGCGCTTTTTGGCTACTCTAGAGGCGACTTTCCCGGTCTTTGAAGACTTAATAAAAGGAGCGCTCTTTGCCGATTCGGGAAATGTCTGGAAAGGTTTTTCGGATCTTGACGCGAAACTCCGATATAGCATAGGGGCGGGCGTGAGGATCAAGACGCCGTTAGGGCCGGTAAAGCTTGATTACGGCTGGCCTCTTACCGAGAATTACGGAGACGCGAAGAGAGGGCGTTTCTACTTTTCGATGGCACATGGATTCTAACGAAAAAGGAGAAGGATAATGAAGGCATTAAAAGTATTTTTGGCGGTGGTTCTTTTATCGGCGTTCATATTTTTTCAAGCAGCGCCGGTGCTTGCGAAAGATATCAAAATAGGCTATGTCTCACTCGGCAAGGCCTTTGATGAGTATGGAAAAACAAAAGAGGCGGATGCGGTGCTGGAAAAGAAGAGCAATGAAAAAGAAAAAGAGCGCGAGAAGATGGTAAATGAGATAAGCAAGCTCCGGGACGAACTGGAACTTTTGAACGAAAAATCCAAAAAGGATAAACAGGTAGTTATAGACGATAAACTGAAGAAATTGCAGGAGTTTGTCAACGCGACGAGAGAAGAGCTGGCGAAAGAGCGCGACGAAATGGTCAAGGATATAGTTCGGGAAATAGACAAAGTCATACAGGATTACGGAAAAGCAAACGGTTATACGGTCATACTGAATGACAGGGTCCTCGTCTACGGCGAAGATGCCCTTGACGTTACTCAGGATATCGTAGATATATTGAATAAAAGTGCAGGTAAGCGCAGGTAGGAAAATTATAATGGCGATTACAGTTAAAGAGATAGCCGAACTTATAAAAGGCGAACTGGTGGGCGACGGCTCTCTTGAGATCACTGGCGTTTCGGGTGTAGAAGATGCCGCAAAGGGCGAGATAACTTTCATAGAAAGCCCCAAGTTCAAAGACCGCGTCCTCAAGACGAACGCATCATGCATAATCGCGTCGTTTGACTTAGAAGGCGTTGATAAGCCGGTCATAAAATGCAAAAATCCCTCTTTAGCCGTA is part of the Candidatus Omnitrophota bacterium genome and harbors:
- the pth gene encoding aminoacyl-tRNA hydrolase — its product is MKLIIGLGNPGEKYRDTRHNIGAKVVKALAGKNAINLRRKKYFSSFGEGKIGDETVQLILPMTYMNLSGEAVISIVKDKGIALSDILVVCDDADLEFGSIRMRPFGSDGGHKGLRSIIERVGTASFARLRIGIGSARGWSPPQGVGGHGASGGKSRVLKDYVLRPFNRDEAKKIVKVQEKALLAVLCWIKDGIDKAMNKYNANSPK
- the rpsF gene encoding 30S ribosomal protein S6; the protein is MNKYDGIFIFKPDLSEKDVESEYSKAEEMIQKHGGKVEKTEKWGKKRTAYAVKKFHDGFFLYIFFEAPPESINVLTELFKLNVNILRVQFVKKDD
- a CDS encoding single-stranded DNA-binding protein; translated protein: MANLNKVFLIGNLTRDPELRYVPSGTAVASFGLATNRTYTAASGEKKQEVCFVRIVVWGRTAEICGEYLSKGSPAFIEGRLQYRAWDSQNGEKRSTLEVRAERVQFLGRKEKTGEAQAGQGIPEEVENINLDSEIAEPNMDTGSKTNKRKDEVPF
- the rpsR gene encoding 30S ribosomal protein S18 produces the protein MPGRMMMRRDSEGPPRRRKDFKKREGTFFRKKVCRFCGDKQKDIDYKNVLRLQKFLTEKGKIIPSRISGNCAKHQRRLARSIKRARAIALLPYVAE
- the rplI gene encoding 50S ribosomal protein L9, whose translation is MKLILISDVDKLGKMGDVVNVADGFAQNYLLPKNLAIKETKDSLRVLEEKKRKYAKEIQKEKAKFEEMAKKISAASFTISVACGEEDKLFGSVTAEDIADAFSLENIQIDKKQLNLKEPIKKLGVYQVEVKLHPEIVIAAKIWVVKK
- the dnaB gene encoding replicative DNA helicase → MAENNITTQKFHLEKIPPQNVEAEMAVLGSMLIEESAVGNAIELIDVESFYKESHRIIYRVIIDLFSRNSAIDLITVIEELRKRGELDSASGAAYITSLTSSIPTAANIGYYAKIVKEKAILRNLINNATEIVQDCYESTSDADGILDKAERLIFDVSSKKIEQKTVLLKDIIKDSIETIDNLYQRKENITGIPTGYHEFDIRTAGLQPSDLIVIAGRPSMGKSAFATCIAEYAGVVEKIPVAFFSLEMSKEQLVQRMLCSHARVNAHNVRTGFLSQADWPRLVTAASRLSEAPIYIDDTPSISVLELKAKARRLKAQHDIKLVVLDYMQLMNGPAKSENRQQEISEISRALKALARELDVPIIAISQLSRAVEQRQDHRPQLSDLRESGAIEQDADLVVLLLREEYYTPNAEDKKGLAEIIIAKQRNGPVGTVNLTFISEYTRFENRFKGEEE
- the bamA gene encoding outer membrane protein assembly factor BamA, producing the protein MRVKIYLSLFLISFFMLLCQNVLLAEAETPAENETAAAAVSEKVVVENIKEVKIINNKIVSTPTIRSKLRTTESALFSQEILNEDLKRLYEMGFFEDIAIDVKEEPDGYIVSFIVLEKPLVEGVFFKGNKAMPEAKLKTEISTKADDMLDLSKLNRDLTVIRKLYESQGYQLANVDYTIQKDEELNRATVTFNVNEKQRIRVKSITFAGNYSVKPEELSKLMVTKTEFLFFIQPGYFKTEEFENDMETLRAYYQSMGYLDVGVEPEFDYNADGTQMYITVKIDEGKKYVVGDIAITGAEKFPEFDIRNTLRMTPGKPYSELAMREDIVGIQQFYYDKGYMSCDITPDALLDAATGNINISYAITEGELIYVDKVRILGNTKTRDIVIRRELRAYPGEPFNGSQIRRSKERLYNLGYFEDVVFNTESGSAPDKKDLNVSVKETKTGEFSFGGGYSSIDRLIGFVQIEQRNFDLLNFPTFTGGGQNLNVRAELGMVRQNYVVSWTDPWILGFPYLFGFDFYRTEHARTTDLGYLFDEARTGGDFRLGKEFTEHLRADAMYKLELVDISNVHEDAAQDIKNEDGKNWLSRLFGGIRYDTRDNVYVPTRGFLLGGSLENVGGFLGGDKNFLKYGADGEIYFNFFEKRIVLMFVTSLDLIQKYGDTSEVPIYERFYAGGATTIRGYKERYVTPRDSATNEPLGGNARFLATLEATFPVFEDLIKGALFADSGNVWKGFSDLDAKLRYSIGAGVRIKTPLGPVKLDYGWPLTENYGDAKRGRFYFSMAHGF
- a CDS encoding OmpH family outer membrane protein → MKALKVFLAVVLLSAFIFFQAAPVLAKDIKIGYVSLGKAFDEYGKTKEADAVLEKKSNEKEKEREKMVNEISKLRDELELLNEKSKKDKQVVIDDKLKKLQEFVNATREELAKERDEMVKDIVREIDKVIQDYGKANGYTVILNDRVLVYGEDALDVTQDIVDILNKSAGKRR